A single genomic interval of Fructobacillus americanaquae harbors:
- the rplE gene encoding 50S ribosomal protein L5, translating to MANELKVKYVNEVQPALIKKFNFTSPMQAPKIEKIVLNMGVGDAVSNSKNLDEAVEELKLIAGQQPVITRAKKSIAGFRLREGMAIGTKVTLRGERMFEFLDKLINISLPRVRDFHGVSSKAFDGRGNYTLGIREQLIFPEIDFDKVNRVRGLDIVIVTTAANDEEGFELLSGLGMPFAK from the coding sequence ATGGCAAATGAATTAAAAGTAAAATATGTTAATGAAGTTCAACCTGCTTTGATCAAGAAGTTTAACTTTACTTCACCAATGCAAGCCCCAAAGATCGAAAAGATCGTTTTGAACATGGGTGTTGGTGATGCGGTTTCAAACTCAAAGAACCTCGATGAAGCGGTTGAAGAATTGAAGTTGATTGCTGGACAACAACCAGTTATCACTCGTGCAAAGAAGTCAATCGCCGGATTCCGTCTTCGTGAAGGAATGGCTATCGGTACAAAGGTTACTTTGCGTGGAGAACGTATGTTTGAATTCTTGGACAAGTTGATTAACATCTCTTTGCCTCGAGTTCGTGACTTCCACGGTGTTTCTTCTAAGGCCTTTGATGGTCGTGGAAACTACACTTTGGGAATCCGTGAACAGTTGATTTTCCCTGAAATCGACTTTGACAAGGTTAACCGTGTTCGTGGTTTGGACATCGTTATTGTAACGACTGCTGCAAACGACGAAGAAGGTTTCGAATTGCTTTCTGGCTTGGGCATGCCTTTT
- the rplX gene encoding 50S ribosomal protein L24, producing MFVKTGDKVRVIAGKDKGKEGTITKTVAAKNRVVVEGVNLVKKHQKPSNEYPQGGVIDIEAPIHASNVQLIDPSTNEPTKVGFKFEDGKKVRFAKKSGNVLG from the coding sequence ATGTTTGTAAAAACAGGTGATAAGGTTCGCGTCATCGCTGGTAAGGATAAGGGTAAGGAAGGAACAATCACTAAGACTGTTGCTGCCAAGAACCGTGTCGTTGTCGAAGGCGTAAACCTCGTTAAGAAGCATCAAAAGCCTTCTAACGAATACCCACAGGGTGGTGTTATCGATATCGAAGCACCTATCCACGCATCAAACGTACAATTGATTGACCCATCAACTAACGAACCAACCAAGGTTGGCTTTAAGTTTGAAGATGGCAAGAAAGTACGTTTTGCTAAGAAGTCTGGCAATGTGCTAGGCTAA
- the rplN gene encoding 50S ribosomal protein L14 — protein sequence MIQQESRLKVADNSGAREILTIKVLGGSGRKVAGIGDMIVATVKQAIPGGNVKKGDVVKAVIVRTVSDVRRTDGSYINFDENAAVIVKDDKSPVGTRIFGPVARELRDNNFTRIVSLAPEVL from the coding sequence ATGATTCAACAAGAGAGTCGTTTGAAAGTGGCTGATAACTCTGGCGCACGTGAAATCTTGACGATTAAAGTGCTCGGTGGTTCTGGCCGTAAGGTTGCTGGTATTGGTGACATGATTGTTGCTACTGTCAAGCAAGCTATCCCTGGTGGTAACGTTAAGAAGGGTGACGTCGTTAAGGCTGTCATCGTACGAACTGTATCTGACGTGCGTCGGACTGATGGTTCATACATCAACTTCGATGAAAACGCTGCTGTTATCGTTAAGGATGACAAGTCACCAGTTGGAACGCGTATTTTTGGCCCTGTCGCACGTGAATTGCGTGACAACAACTTTACGCGAATCGTTTCATTGGCACCAGAAGTGCTTTAA
- the rpsQ gene encoding 30S ribosomal protein S17 — translation MSEERNARKTYRGRVVSDKMDKTITVAVDTYINHPVYGKRVRYTKKFKAHDEKNIAKMNDIVEIMETRPLSATKHFRLVKVVEEAVIL, via the coding sequence ATGAGTGAAGAACGTAACGCTCGTAAGACTTACCGCGGTCGTGTCGTATCTGACAAGATGGACAAGACGATCACTGTTGCTGTTGATACTTATATCAACCACCCGGTTTATGGTAAGCGAGTTCGCTATACTAAGAAGTTCAAGGCCCATGATGAAAAGAACATCGCTAAGATGAACGATATTGTTGAAATCATGGAAACTCGTCCTTTGTCTGCAACGAAGCACTTCCGTTTGGTAAAGGTTGTTGAAGAGGCAGTTATCCTCTAA
- the rpmC gene encoding 50S ribosomal protein L29: MTKANELKALSLADLQKREAEFKEELFNLRFQLATGQLENTARISKVRKDIARVKTVIRAQQLAQANK; encoded by the coding sequence ATGACGAAAGCAAATGAATTAAAAGCTTTGTCACTTGCGGATTTGCAAAAGCGCGAAGCCGAATTCAAGGAAGAATTGTTCAACCTTCGTTTTCAATTGGCTACTGGTCAATTAGAAAACACGGCCCGTATTTCAAAAGTTCGTAAGGACATTGCACGTGTGAAGACTGTCATTCGTGCACAACAATTGGCACAAGCCAACAAATAA
- the rplP gene encoding 50S ribosomal protein L16: MLVPKRVKFRRVHRGHMRGEAKGGKTVAFGDYGLQATTSSWITNRQIEAARIAMTRYMKRGGKVWIKIFPHKSYTSKGVGVRMGNGKGAPEGWVAPVKRGKVMFEVGGVAKPVALEALRLAQHKLPVRTKIIAREAE, from the coding sequence ATGTTAGTACCAAAGCGTGTTAAATTCCGTCGTGTACACCGTGGTCACATGCGTGGCGAAGCTAAAGGTGGAAAGACGGTGGCTTTTGGTGATTATGGCTTGCAAGCAACGACTTCAAGCTGGATTACCAACCGTCAAATCGAAGCTGCCCGTATTGCAATGACCCGTTATATGAAGCGTGGTGGTAAGGTTTGGATTAAGATCTTCCCTCACAAGTCATATACATCTAAGGGTGTTGGTGTTCGAATGGGTAACGGTAAGGGTGCTCCCGAAGGATGGGTTGCCCCAGTTAAGCGTGGTAAGGTAATGTTTGAAGTTGGTGGCGTGGCTAAGCCTGTTGCCTTAGAAGCATTGCGTCTTGCACAACACAAGTTGCCTGTACGTACAAAGATTATTGCTCGGGAGGCTGAATAA
- the rpsC gene encoding 30S ribosomal protein S3, with translation MGQKINPTGFRVGVIRDWDAKWFADKADFSNQLLEDLRIRKYIEENLTDASVDRVEIERSTKSRIDLTLHTAKPGMVIGKGGSEVEKLRTQLAKLTNVDERGRHKRVFINIVEIKKPDLSAHLVGLQVAGDLERRIAFRRAMRGAIQRARRAGAKGIKIVVSGRLNGADMSRIEQYTEGTVPLHTLRADIDYSWDEAATAYGNLGIKTWIYRGDVLPKKKNK, from the coding sequence ATGGGTCAAAAGATTAACCCAACTGGCTTCCGTGTCGGTGTCATCCGTGACTGGGATGCGAAGTGGTTTGCTGATAAGGCAGACTTTTCTAACCAACTTCTTGAAGACTTGCGTATTCGTAAGTACATCGAAGAGAACTTGACGGACGCTTCAGTTGATCGCGTAGAAATCGAACGCTCAACTAAGTCACGTATCGATTTGACTTTGCACACTGCCAAGCCAGGAATGGTTATTGGTAAGGGTGGTTCCGAAGTTGAAAAGTTGCGGACTCAATTAGCTAAGTTAACGAATGTTGACGAACGTGGACGCCACAAGCGTGTCTTCATCAATATCGTTGAAATTAAGAAGCCTGATTTGTCAGCTCACTTGGTGGGCTTGCAAGTTGCAGGTGATTTGGAACGTCGTATCGCTTTCCGTCGTGCAATGCGTGGTGCTATCCAACGTGCCCGTCGTGCCGGCGCTAAGGGAATTAAGATTGTTGTTTCGGGTCGTTTGAACGGGGCAGATATGTCACGTATCGAGCAGTATACTGAAGGAACTGTTCCACTCCACACACTTCGTGCAGACATTGACTATTCATGGGACGAAGCAGCTACTGCTTACGGAAACTTGGGTATCAAGACTTGGATCTACCGTGGTGATGTGTTGCCAAAGAAGAAGAACAAGTAA
- the rplV gene encoding 50S ribosomal protein L22: MAEQVTSARATAKIVRVAPRKARLVLDTIRRKNVNEAFAILKFLPNTSTEDIYKVLNSAVANAENNFSLDREDLIVKEAFANEGPTLKRFRPRAKGSASAINKRTSHITIVVAEKEEK, encoded by the coding sequence ATGGCTGAACAAGTAACATCAGCTCGGGCGACCGCCAAGATCGTTCGCGTTGCCCCTCGTAAGGCGCGCTTAGTTCTTGACACGATTCGTCGGAAGAATGTCAACGAAGCATTCGCAATTTTGAAGTTCCTGCCTAATACTTCTACTGAAGATATTTATAAGGTTTTGAACTCAGCAGTTGCTAACGCTGAAAACAACTTTTCACTTGACCGTGAAGATTTGATCGTTAAGGAAGCATTTGCCAACGAAGGACCAACGCTTAAGCGTTTCCGTCCTCGTGCCAAGGGTTCTGCTTCTGCAATTAACAAGCGCACAAGCCACATTACGATTGTGGTTGCTGAGAAGGAGGAAAAGTAA
- the rpsS gene encoding 30S ribosomal protein S19: MARSLKKGPFADPHLLKKIEAQADQEKKSVIKTWSRRSTIFPSFIGFTIAVYDGRKHVPVYVQDDMVGHKLGEFVPTRTFKGHKNDDKKTK, encoded by the coding sequence ATGGCTCGTAGTTTAAAAAAGGGACCATTTGCGGACCCACACTTGCTTAAGAAGATTGAGGCCCAAGCGGACCAAGAAAAGAAGTCAGTGATCAAGACATGGTCACGTCGCTCAACAATTTTCCCAAGTTTTATCGGATTTACAATTGCAGTCTATGATGGCCGCAAGCACGTTCCAGTTTATGTCCAAGACGACATGGTTGGTCACAAGTTAGGTGAATTTGTGCCAACGCGTACGTTCAAGGGTCACAAGAACGACGATAAGAAGACTAAGTAA
- the rplB gene encoding 50S ribosomal protein L2 yields MAIKKYKPTSNGRRNMTTSDFAEITKSTPEKSLLAKKSKTGARNAQGRMTVRHKAGGHKQAYRIIDFKRTKDDKFATVKAIEYDPNRTANIALLVYEDGIKAYILAPKGLKVGDKVQSGSDADIKVGNALPLSAIPEGTLIHNIELKNGKGGQLARSAGASAQILGRDGKYTIVRLTSGEVRLVLSTNRATIGEVGNSEHSLINWGKAGRNRWRGKRPHVRGSVMNPNDHPHGGGEGKAPVGRPSPLSPWGKKTAGKKTRDKKKNSTKFIVRGRKSK; encoded by the coding sequence TTGGCTATCAAGAAATACAAGCCAACCTCTAACGGACGTCGTAACATGACGACTTCTGATTTTGCAGAAATCACGAAGTCAACGCCCGAAAAGAGTTTGTTGGCAAAGAAGTCAAAGACCGGTGCGCGTAACGCACAAGGTCGCATGACAGTTCGCCACAAGGCTGGTGGACACAAGCAAGCCTACCGTATTATTGACTTTAAGCGTACCAAGGACGACAAGTTCGCAACGGTTAAGGCAATCGAATACGATCCAAACCGTACGGCTAACATCGCCTTGCTCGTTTATGAAGACGGTATCAAGGCCTACATCTTGGCGCCTAAGGGACTTAAGGTTGGCGATAAGGTTCAATCTGGTTCTGATGCCGACATTAAGGTCGGTAATGCCTTGCCATTGAGTGCTATTCCTGAAGGTACTTTGATTCACAACATCGAATTGAAGAACGGTAAGGGTGGTCAATTGGCACGTTCCGCTGGAGCTTCTGCTCAAATTTTGGGACGTGATGGTAAGTACACTATCGTTCGTTTGACTTCAGGTGAAGTACGTTTGGTTTTGAGCACTAACCGCGCCACTATTGGTGAAGTTGGTAACTCAGAACATTCATTGATCAACTGGGGTAAGGCCGGACGTAACCGTTGGCGTGGAAAGCGTCCTCACGTTCGTGGTTCTGTAATGAACCCTAACGATCACCCACACGGTGGTGGTGAAGGAAAGGCCCCTGTTGGTCGTCCAAGTCCACTTTCTCCATGGGGTAAGAAGACTGCTGGTAAGAAGACTCGCGATAAGAAGAAGAACTCAACCAAGTTCATCGTTCGCGGTCGGAAGAGTAAGTAA
- the rplW gene encoding 50S ribosomal protein L23 → MDARDIIRRPIITEASMAQTEMKRYVFEVDVRATKPEIKRAIEEIFDVQVARLNTANVRGKKKRQGRYVGFTRKMKKAIVTLKADSKDIQIFNEG, encoded by the coding sequence ATGGATGCACGCGATATTATCCGCCGCCCAATCATTACCGAAGCTTCAATGGCGCAAACAGAAATGAAGCGTTATGTATTTGAAGTTGATGTTCGGGCCACTAAGCCAGAAATCAAGCGTGCTATCGAAGAAATCTTCGATGTACAAGTTGCACGTTTGAATACCGCAAATGTTCGCGGTAAGAAGAAGCGTCAAGGACGTTATGTTGGATTCACTCGTAAGATGAAGAAGGCTATCGTTACTTTGAAGGCTGACTCAAAAGATATTCAAATCTTTAACGAAGGTTAA
- the rplD gene encoding 50S ribosomal protein L4 yields the protein MTKVAVLKQDGSKAADLDLNEAVFAVEPNNAVITDAVLMQRASMRQGTHAVKNRSAVSGGGRKPWKQKGTGRARQGSIRAPQWRGGGIVFGPTPRSYSYRINKKAYQLALKSALSQKLADNKLVVVDALAFDEAKTKNFKEVLTNLAVDSKALVIVDEGNQNALLSARNLANVQVMTTNGINVLDVVNADKLVVVQAAIEEIQGGLA from the coding sequence ATGACAAAAGTTGCTGTATTAAAGCAAGATGGTTCAAAGGCTGCTGACTTGGACTTAAACGAAGCAGTTTTCGCCGTTGAACCAAACAATGCTGTGATTACTGATGCAGTTTTGATGCAACGCGCATCGATGCGTCAGGGAACGCATGCGGTTAAGAACCGTTCCGCTGTTTCTGGTGGTGGACGTAAGCCATGGAAGCAAAAGGGAACTGGTCGTGCCCGTCAAGGTTCTATCCGCGCGCCACAATGGCGTGGTGGTGGAATCGTATTCGGCCCAACCCCACGTTCTTACTCTTACCGGATCAACAAGAAGGCTTATCAATTAGCCTTGAAGTCAGCTTTGTCACAAAAGTTGGCTGACAACAAGTTGGTCGTAGTTGATGCTTTGGCATTTGATGAAGCTAAGACAAAGAACTTCAAAGAAGTTTTGACAAACTTGGCTGTTGATTCAAAGGCCTTGGTAATCGTTGATGAAGGTAACCAAAATGCTTTGTTGTCAGCTCGTAACTTGGCAAACGTTCAAGTGATGACAACAAACGGTATCAACGTCTTGGACGTTGTTAACGCTGATAAGCTGGTGGTTGTTCAAGCAGCGATCGAAGAAATCCAAGGAGGTCTCGCCTAA
- the rplC gene encoding 50S ribosomal protein L3, translated as MTKGILGRKVGMTQVFTESGELIAVTAVEATPNVVLQVKTQATDGYNALQLGYQDKREILSNKPEQGHVAKANTAPKRYIREVRDAEGEYSVGDAIAVDTFQAGEYVDVTGITKGHGFQGAIKRLGQSRGPMSHGSRYHRRPGSMGAIINRVFKGKLLPGRMGNQKRTMQNIAIVHVDVENNLLLLKGNVPGANKSLLTIKSTVKTNAKHPEVKMAGAKPAAEAQAEEA; from the coding sequence ATGACTAAAGGTATCTTAGGCCGTAAAGTCGGTATGACTCAGGTTTTTACTGAATCTGGTGAATTGATCGCCGTGACTGCTGTTGAAGCTACTCCAAACGTTGTTTTGCAAGTTAAGACGCAAGCAACTGATGGATACAATGCTTTGCAGTTGGGTTACCAAGACAAACGCGAGATTTTGTCAAACAAACCTGAACAAGGCCACGTTGCAAAAGCCAACACAGCCCCTAAGCGCTACATTCGTGAAGTCCGTGATGCGGAAGGCGAATACAGTGTTGGGGATGCGATTGCTGTTGACACTTTCCAAGCCGGTGAATATGTTGATGTTACCGGTATTACTAAGGGACATGGTTTCCAAGGTGCTATTAAGCGCTTGGGTCAATCACGTGGTCCTATGAGTCACGGTTCTCGTTACCACCGTCGCCCAGGTTCAATGGGTGCTATCATCAACCGGGTATTTAAGGGTAAGCTCTTGCCTGGTCGTATGGGTAACCAAAAGCGGACAATGCAAAATATTGCGATTGTTCACGTTGATGTTGAAAACAACTTGTTGTTGTTGAAGGGAAACGTCCCTGGAGCAAACAAGTCACTTTTGACAATCAAGTCAACTGTTAAGACAAATGCTAAGCACCCTGAAGTGAAGATGGCCGGCGCAAAGCCAGCTGCTGAAGCTCAGGCTGAAGAAGCTTAA
- the rpsJ gene encoding 30S ribosomal protein S10 encodes MAQKKIRIRLKAYEHRILDQSADKIVETAKRTGAEIAGPIPLPTERTLYTVLSSPHKYKDAREQFEMRTHKRLVDIVNPTDKTVDALRKLELPAGVAIEIKL; translated from the coding sequence ATGGCACAAAAGAAGATCCGTATCCGCTTGAAGGCATACGAACACCGTATCTTGGACCAATCAGCAGACAAGATTGTTGAAACAGCAAAGCGTACTGGCGCAGAAATCGCCGGTCCGATTCCTTTGCCTACTGAACGGACATTGTACACGGTGCTTAGTTCACCCCACAAGTACAAGGATGCTCGTGAACAGTTCGAAATGCGAACTCACAAGCGTTTGGTCGATATTGTGAACCCAACTGACAAGACAGTCGACGCATTGCGTAAGCTTGAATTGCCAGCTGGTGTTGCAATTGAAATCAAGCTCTAA
- a CDS encoding ABC transporter substrate-binding protein, with translation MKKVFLSILAILLVVVGLVAGKAVFDNSRKDEVSGEKVLNFYNWGDYIDPDLLIKFTKETGYKVNYQTFDSNEAMYTKIKQGGTNYDLTVPSDYMVDKMAQEGLLAPLDKSKITGMSNIDSRFLNQTFDPHNKYSVPYFWGTLGILYNKKKVSADQIDTWSKLWSPQFKKQIMLVDSARDILGMTLISQGKSVNDQNIADLAAAKGKLDTLMPNVKAIVADELKIYMAQGEASIGVTYSGEAAQAMSQNSDLAYLVPKDGSNEWFDNLVIPKNAKHQDAAYALINFLNKPENAKQNAEYVGYATANKGAYELLPAEEKSDPAFYPSAATLDRLQVYQTFNREWTQRYNDAFLEFKISRSS, from the coding sequence ATGAAAAAAGTTTTTTTAAGTATTTTAGCCATTTTACTGGTTGTTGTTGGCCTGGTAGCCGGAAAGGCGGTTTTTGATAATAGTCGTAAGGATGAGGTCAGTGGCGAAAAAGTCTTAAACTTCTATAATTGGGGTGATTATATCGATCCTGATTTACTGATAAAGTTTACCAAAGAGACTGGTTATAAGGTGAACTATCAGACATTTGACTCGAATGAGGCCATGTACACCAAGATAAAGCAGGGGGGGACCAATTATGATTTAACGGTTCCATCCGATTACATGGTGGATAAGATGGCCCAAGAAGGCTTATTAGCCCCATTGGACAAGTCCAAGATTACCGGCATGAGCAATATTGATTCCCGGTTTTTAAATCAGACCTTTGATCCACACAACAAATACTCCGTTCCATATTTCTGGGGGACGTTGGGTATTCTCTATAATAAGAAAAAGGTGAGTGCTGATCAGATTGATACCTGGTCGAAACTGTGGTCACCACAATTCAAGAAACAAATTATGTTGGTCGATTCAGCCCGTGATATTTTGGGGATGACCCTGATTTCACAAGGCAAGTCTGTTAATGACCAAAATATTGCTGATTTGGCAGCGGCAAAGGGAAAGTTAGATACTCTGATGCCAAATGTCAAAGCCATTGTGGCCGATGAGCTCAAGATTTATATGGCTCAGGGAGAAGCTAGTATCGGGGTAACATACTCTGGGGAAGCGGCGCAGGCAATGTCACAAAACTCGGACTTGGCTTATTTGGTACCGAAAGATGGTTCCAACGAGTGGTTTGATAACTTGGTGATTCCAAAGAATGCCAAGCATCAGGATGCGGCCTACGCATTGATTAACTTCTTAAATAAACCTGAAAATGCTAAACAAAATGCCGAATACGTTGGTTATGCAACGGCAAACAAGGGGGCCTATGAGCTGTTGCCAGCTGAGGAGAAGTCCGATCCAGCCTTTTATCCATCCGCTGCGACACTGGACCGACTGCAGGTTTATCAAACTTTTAATCGAGAGTGGACGCAACGCTATAATGACGCTTTCCTAGAATTCAAGATTTCACGATCGTCATAA
- a CDS encoding ABC transporter permease translates to MKKIRTPYLIVMFLILYLPILYLVFYSFNAGTTMQGFAGFSFKHYGELWQDTRLIDIVFETGIVALLSALLATIIGTLGALAIFRVHRRTVKGTLLSLNNVLLVSPDVIIGAAFLILFTTLKFSLGFATVLLAHVAFSIPIVVLMVLPRLQEMNPDLVLAAQDLGARPTQVLGQVTIPAITPGIVAGFFMALTYSLDDFAVTFFVTGNGFSTLAVEIYSRARQGVSLEINALSALIFLFSLAIAVAYYFINRLNQRQKSPELREKVK, encoded by the coding sequence ATGAAAAAAATCAGAACCCCATATTTGATCGTGATGTTTTTGATTCTTTACTTGCCAATTTTGTACCTCGTCTTCTATTCTTTTAATGCGGGAACAACAATGCAGGGCTTTGCTGGTTTTTCCTTTAAGCATTATGGCGAACTGTGGCAGGACACCCGTTTAATCGATATTGTTTTTGAAACTGGAATTGTTGCCTTGCTGTCCGCTTTATTAGCAACCATTATTGGGACCTTGGGTGCACTAGCCATCTTTCGTGTGCACCGGCGAACGGTTAAAGGCACTCTACTTTCCCTGAATAATGTCTTATTGGTTTCGCCCGATGTCATCATTGGGGCAGCATTCTTAATTCTCTTTACGACCTTGAAGTTCTCACTGGGCTTTGCCACTGTTTTGCTGGCCCATGTTGCTTTCTCTATTCCAATTGTGGTTTTGATGGTCTTGCCTCGATTGCAGGAGATGAACCCGGATTTGGTTTTGGCCGCTCAGGACTTAGGGGCTCGCCCAACTCAGGTCTTGGGGCAGGTCACCATTCCAGCGATTACGCCGGGCATTGTGGCGGGCTTTTTCATGGCCTTGACCTATTCATTGGATGACTTTGCCGTGACTTTTTTTGTCACTGGAAACGGTTTTTCGACGTTAGCTGTCGAAATTTATTCGCGAGCTCGTCAGGGGGTTTCATTAGAGATTAATGCTTTATCGGCTCTGATTTTTCTCTTTTCTTTGGCTATTGCCGTGGCCTACTACTTTATTAACCGGTTAAATCAGCGCCAAAAGAGTCCGGAACTAAGGGAGAAGGTTAAATGA
- a CDS encoding ABC transporter permease, whose product MALSFKKQKRGFTSAYLGIYGLWLVGFVVLPLFLLLFESLQDQNHHFTLANYQAFFTSGSYLAMTFNSIWYAFLITVITLVFAYPTAYFLTTLKNKQFWLLLVILPTWINLLLKTYAFIGLLGQGGLVNSTLTAVGFHPIQLLFTDWSFLLVAAYVELPFMILPIFNVLSDIDPLLAAASRDLGASSWQTLKKVIWPLSMPGVKAGIQAVFIPSLSLFMITRLIGGNRVITLGTAIEEHFLVTQNWAFGSTIGVILIVAMVITMLLTQDKQKGGRS is encoded by the coding sequence ATGGCACTGTCTTTTAAAAAACAAAAGCGGGGTTTTACCTCTGCTTATCTTGGAATTTATGGTCTGTGGCTCGTCGGCTTTGTAGTGTTACCGCTTTTTTTGCTCCTCTTTGAGTCGTTGCAGGATCAAAACCACCATTTCACGCTGGCAAATTATCAGGCTTTTTTTACCTCAGGTTCCTATTTGGCTATGACCTTTAATTCAATTTGGTACGCCTTTTTAATTACTGTCATAACACTGGTTTTTGCTTATCCAACCGCCTATTTTTTGACAACCCTGAAAAATAAGCAGTTTTGGTTGTTGCTCGTCATTTTGCCAACTTGGATTAACTTGTTGTTGAAAACTTATGCCTTTATTGGTTTATTAGGGCAAGGTGGGCTAGTCAACTCAACTTTGACAGCGGTTGGCTTTCACCCCATACAGTTACTTTTTACTGACTGGTCCTTTCTTTTAGTGGCGGCCTATGTTGAGCTCCCCTTTATGATTTTGCCGATTTTTAATGTTTTAAGTGATATCGACCCATTGTTGGCGGCTGCTAGTCGTGACCTTGGAGCGAGTTCCTGGCAAACTTTAAAAAAAGTCATCTGGCCTCTATCAATGCCTGGGGTAAAAGCCGGTATTCAAGCGGTCTTTATCCCCAGTTTGTCACTCTTTATGATTACCCGTCTGATTGGTGGTAATCGGGTGATTACTTTAGGTACAGCAATCGAAGAGCATTTCTTAGTGACTCAAAACTGGGCTTTTGGATCGACAATTGGAGTAATCTTAATTGTTGCGATGGTGATTACGATGCTCTTGACACAGGATAAGCAGAAGGGAGGTCGGTCATGA
- a CDS encoding ABC transporter ATP-binding protein, producing MVEKMPILEFAKVALSFGDTAVLKEIDLVLESGKFYTLLGPSGSGKSTILKLISGQLQADAGQIFFEGQVINDVPAERRRVNTVFQNYSLFPNMNVFDNVAFGPRLKKMAEKDIQDKVREMLGLVKLSGFERREISELSGGQQQRVAIARALANDPEVLLLDEPLSALDYKLRKELQQELRNIQKRLGITFVFVTHDQEEALAMSDWIFVMHDGLIQQNGTPEDIYDEPINHFVADFIGETNIVPGIMKRDYLVHFVGKDFENVDAGMRPNERVEVVLRPEDLDLTDPANGKLVVTIQDQLFRGDYYEITAVDDDMNTWQVQATNPATVGARVGLTFDPEDIHIMRYNESEAAFDARLESYGEEEAEEALQAAQDGQSQSGGQG from the coding sequence ATGGTTGAAAAGATGCCGATTCTTGAGTTTGCCAAAGTCGCCTTATCTTTTGGTGATACGGCAGTATTAAAGGAAATTGACTTGGTCTTAGAATCAGGGAAGTTTTATACACTATTGGGCCCATCTGGCTCTGGAAAATCGACGATTCTGAAACTGATTTCTGGTCAGTTACAAGCCGATGCGGGCCAAATTTTTTTTGAGGGACAGGTCATCAATGATGTACCGGCTGAAAGAAGACGGGTGAACACGGTCTTTCAGAATTATTCCCTCTTTCCAAATATGAATGTCTTTGATAATGTGGCCTTCGGTCCGCGTTTAAAGAAGATGGCCGAAAAGGACATTCAAGATAAGGTCCGGGAAATGCTTGGTTTGGTTAAGCTATCAGGTTTTGAACGCCGGGAAATCAGTGAACTTTCAGGTGGTCAACAGCAGCGTGTCGCAATCGCTCGTGCTTTGGCCAACGACCCTGAAGTGCTCCTCTTGGATGAGCCCTTGTCCGCCTTGGATTATAAGCTGCGTAAAGAATTACAGCAGGAATTGCGTAATATCCAAAAGCGCCTGGGGATTACCTTTGTTTTTGTGACGCACGACCAGGAAGAAGCCCTGGCAATGTCCGATTGGATTTTTGTCATGCATGATGGTTTAATCCAACAAAATGGGACGCCAGAAGATATTTACGATGAACCAATTAATCACTTTGTTGCTGATTTTATTGGGGAAACCAATATTGTTCCTGGCATTATGAAACGTGATTACCTAGTTCATTTTGTCGGTAAAGATTTTGAAAACGTTGATGCCGGTATGCGGCCAAACGAGCGGGTCGAAGTCGTTTTGCGTCCGGAGGATTTGGATTTGACTGACCCGGCCAACGGTAAATTAGTTGTGACTATTCAAGACCAACTTTTCCGTGGGGACTATTACGAAATTACGGCCGTTGATGATGATATGAATACCTGGCAGGTTCAGGCGACCAATCCGGCTACCGTTGGTGCTCGGGTTGGCCTTACTTTTGACCCTGAAGATATTCACATTATGCGCTATAACGAAAGTGAAGCTGCCTTTGATGCCCGGCTGGAATCCTACGGTGAAGAAGAGGCCGAAGAGGCTTTGCAAGCTGCTCAGGATGGTCAGTCACAATCGGGAGGACAAGGCTAA